GCTGTGACCTGAGATTCCTTTTGAGTTTGgccatttgtgtgtgtaaatgcacCGAAGTGCAGAAGAAGGATGACAATTTATTGCTGTTGTCATGTGAAAGCTTTGTAACTCAGATTTAGTTGGTTTTAATGTCCATGCTTGAACTGGAGGACTGCATGAGCAGGTTATAAGAGGTCAAAGCTGTCTAATTTCAGTTCCTTAAAATTAGAGATTAAGGGGTTTGCGTGCAACAGCTAGCTAGTCTTCTGGAAAACTGTAGCTTGCACTTGAGTCATTATCCCATTGTACCAAATGAACGTAGCTAATGTTGCGTGACAAAATACTAAATGCTTATTTGCAGGTCAGGGTAGTGGGTAACAGTGTGCGCTCTTTGTTGTTGCTTCGTTTAAGTGGACAGCTTGGCTCAGTTTGAGCTTCTCTGATCAAATTCATTGACTTTGTTGACCAAATGCTCCAAACACATGACTGTCCAGTGTGGTTAGTTAGTGATGATAGTGTACGTGAGAAAACAGAAGTTGTATCCCAGTATGCAAgaataagtatatatatatatatatacacatacacatacatatatgttGAGCGGACCTAAAGATGCATGAATGTCTTTCATCTGGtgacataaacaacaaggctaTTTTGCTAATCTAAATCTTGTTTATTTGAATCGTCTgtagtgttaatgattgatTAAAATGAAATCCACCGTTGCTGGTGTGGGGGTTGAACTTTTTTTGGCTGCATCTATAGTTTGCTTTTCTGAAATTTGAAGTTCaatcattaatttaaaataactgaTTGTGGGTGTAAAGCAACTGTAGCAACTGCACACCTATTGCATTTTACAACAATTGTATTTTTATGAATCAACTTGAGTGCAGACAGAAATACACAATGGTTGTGTTTATACGTGATCCTAAAATTGAAGGGTTTCATTGCAAAGTGCAAAGTCCAAAAGTTGCCACCTGAAATTCACCACATTTTATAAACATCTACAACCCTATCCTGAAAGAAAACTTCTTGATACGACAACTCTTGTTTTGCATGACTGTGGATTATAGGGTGACATCGGCCTTTAACGTGGATGTCGTcttattctttttaaatgacagatatctcattttggaatgaaactctttatttctcatttaaCACCCTGAATAACAATCAAACTATTTCTTAATCGAGGCATTGTTTTCTGTCATCACTGCTGATGGTAGttattgtgtgttgtgtttggggTGTTTTCCTGCTGAAGGTGAAACTGCATTATATAACCTTTGCTGTGCTGCTGTAGGAGCTAGTGTATGCTGTTTAAAAGGAGCTATTTGAAATGTATAATAAagattgtatttgtttataGTACTGGATAATGCTGAATGATCTATGGTCATGTTATTGCTTATTcataattaattcattttctgGCAGTTTTCATTGCTCATAACCAAGCAGATTAGTTTCTGCTGCTTTCCTTTAGTCTTCTTCTGCTCTTTGAATTACGGCGCAAAAGTGTCAAGAACAAAACTGGAGGGTTTTAGTCGACATTTAAACCCATTTGTAAACATGTATCTCAGCTTGTGACTAATGTACCACCATAACATTTTGCACCTATAGATCTAGCCAAAGATGAGACGGGTTTGAAATGTACAGGATAGAGGAGAGGGAATGTTTAGCTTTTAAAGTTTTCATTTCAGCTTTATCATATGGACCTTTTGCCAGGCATTTCTACAAAAAAGAACATGTTTTTGTGGTCCTCAACCTTGTCAGTGCAAAACTCAACAGCACCAAAATATTCAAGAAAGTCATTATGTTATTAACACAAAAGGTCATATTTTGTTATCCATTTTATTGACATATTTATAATAAACTTGTCTTTTCACCACATAACACTGGTGAATTCTGCCGCACTGGTTGAGAATCCACTCATTTCAAACTGGTTGTGCATGCCATTAAAAGGTCAAATCTTTGCATACTGAAGGCACAAATGTAAAGACAATCTGTTATTGTTACACTCCCAAGAATGTTTTGGttatatacatatgtacaaCTTAAATACATGCAGTCCTGTCAGTATTGGTGCACAGTGTTTTCTCCCTCTATTTTGTATTGTGTTGAAATATATTTCCTTGatgtgaaatgtattttactCAAGAGCAATAGAATAAAATGTGTAACATGAGTGTCCAGAGCGGtctgtttaatttaatattaaaaagtgtgatttataaatatttttgaaaggTGTCAAATTACACTAATTTCCAGGTTCATACTTCAATGAGAATATGAGAATAGGTTTACATCATTCGAAGTTCAAAAAACAATTTCTCATTGtccattgctgcagcacctctgtTCACCCACTGAGTTtcagctcctgtctctttaaggttCCCCTCCCAAATTTTTACCATCTGGtataaattaatgaaatatCTGCATCTGGTTATACAGTCcagctacaaataaataaatcttcacctgccagccaatcagaatcaataatTTGTCTAATCCTCTGTGGTATAAAGAATCATTTAGTACTGCAGTTATGTGTCAGGTTTGTTTGTGCTAGAAATAAAAAGACATCACAAGAGTTAGTTATAGTTTGCTGTTCTTCCTGAGAATCTACCGCCAACACATGTAACTTGTGGTCAAGTGCTGCCCCAACATACCAATGAAATCTtacaaaaaattaaacacatAGGAGCACAGTGAAGATGTGGTGATGAGGTCTTTATTTATCACTTTTTCCCTGCAGCTAttattcacatgcacacacaatctctcacacacacacgtttgcaAGCAACACCTGCTTCAGGCACCACAAATACTCCTCAACACACgaacatgtctgtgtttaaGCATCAAACCTGCTCCTCTCAGTGTTGAGTTTAGAGTCAAGTTGTCATTGTAACACACGCACATTCTCGTCTGCCATGTTGGAGGCCCATTTAGGTGCCAGACCAGGAGAAGCAAAACAGAgatgataaaacaaaaaataaaataaatgtaccaCTAACAGAAAGAGTTGATAGAATAATTAATCACATATGTAATCCAGCCTTTAGATTGACTTGTGTGGTTCTCTGAAGGGAAGATTTCAAGTTAACTTATCAGTTGATGTACCTGAATGAAAATGCTCCCTTTAAGTGGCGTAATACCTGTTTTTAATACCCGTCTCAAAATAAATTTAGCTTTTAGGTGTCTGCAGAGGCAAACAAGATGACAAATCCTGAAGGAATATCAGCTCGGTCCTGCATTTCACAGTTCTACCTATGTAAACTAACAGTAAATTAATGTGCAAAAGACAGACAATATTGTGATATTAAACAACACAACCAGAATTAAATGCAATTATAACATCAGTATTTCAGTGATGGATGCACTTGGACAGCAACGTGtcatttaaaaattatttcttAATTCTAATTTTGATCTAAGTACATTGTACCTGCTCTTTGACTAACGGCATTTGTTtcaggagggggaaaaaaaacttatttgaCTGGCACAATTTGCTTAGCAAACTCTAAAACATCTGCGACGTCCACCTTATCGCCAAACTCCTTCTCACGGTGTTCCAGGAGAATCCCCTGCGAACACAACACACCGTTAAAATACAGACATGTTTTGTAAAGCTTTCCTAAAGTCCAGATGTTTGCTACGGTACCTGGTCTCCCGGTCCGATGACAAACACTCCCCCAAGGATGAAGCCCTCGCCATTCATGTTGCCCTGGTAACCGGACCTCCAGGCTCGTATGAAGTTCTGCCACACTCCGAGGCGAATGAACCCCAGACCCCCCATCTTCCTCTGCAGCGGGCCGTAGAAGTGTTTCTGCAATCATACAGAGCAGTTTTAGTCAGCCTAATCAAGAGAAATGTATCCAGCAGGAAAGGATTAGCTGGATGTGCTTTTTCATTTCAAGGTAATGTCTTTCTGTAATACGATGGATTTATTTTACTAACGGCGAAATTGCTTTATCAGCTCATTTGCCACTCGGGATAtgaataaagtaaagtaaaatctaGTTCCGAAGATATGCGACTcgttttttattttccagcaataactaattaattaataatttattaaaagacTATTCCCCATTAAAGGACCTTTTAGCTCCTATTCAACCTTTGGATTCTGGACTTGGTTAATAACTAGTCAAACAAAACAGGCTATTTGAATATACCAGCGTGAGCTTTATGGAGAAATTGTGAAGGGTAGTTTTCAATATTATCGGGACCGATTTATTAGTCTTATTCATAAAAATATTCTGCTGATTTCTTGATAATTAAAATAGTGGTCAGCTGCAGCCCTACAGTAaatttaattgtattattgCCAGGTTTTGGGACAGGTTGTCAATATCAGTGTTTGTTGCTGGGAGGccaaaaaagttttaattgcaATTAAGTTTAGACTGAGTGACATGAGGGGGAGTACTTATCTACCACTGCTAACCTGTTCATCTACGTAGATGTCCCCAGCGAAGTGCGGTCTGAAGTTCTGGATCTCTGTGCCGACATTCTCCTTCACCACAGCGACCAGAGAGACTCCAAGCTCTTCCAGCTGGGGCTTCAGAGAGGACAGCTCAGAGGCctcctacagagagagagagagagagagagagatgatacCATCGGAAACTATTACCCACATACACTGTTTCAAACACTGAGTCATGTGTAACACCCTCTCCATAAACCTCTCTGCACAAAAATCATCCAGGTCGTCGCACGGCCATGACCACAGCCCCATTCGTGTCCCACAGGGTCTTCGCTTTGATGACCTTGTCATctgcagacaaaacaaaaacaaaatgtttctacAGTCTGACATGTTCCTGATAAAAGAAAGTCTCAAGGATTCAAAAGTACTTTAATGCTGCAAGAATTCGATAAATCCGTAGTGTGGAAGATAAAAGGTGCAGCCTTCAAATGGAGAAAAGGCTAATTGTTCATGGTCACATGGAACATCTATATGTTGAATATGCTTAACAATAACACAGCAACTCGACCTTCAGCTTCGGGCAAAGACCTTAACAGTCATCTAACCTGTCATACCAGCAGATTTAAGAAAGCAGCTTTGCTTTAAATGCCACACGCAACCTTATTCACTGCATGTGCAATGCATCCAAACATGCACCAGTAAAGATAATGGCTGATGTAATGCTAATTCTCCTCCTAATGTGGTGTTAAGACAAACAGGCTTATTGGTGggtgaaattattattattattattattattattattattattattattagctaaTCAGAGAGCCTGCCTACCATCTATGGTGGAGCGCAGGTCGGCATTTTCAAGGTGCTCCAGCGATGCCTTTGCAGCTTTAGGCAGACACAGATCAGTGTTGGCCAGGAAGACCCCAGCTAGCGCGGCTCCAACAACACCAAGACCTAACGACAACATCCCCATCCCGAGCAGTTCCCCCTCCAGCCCGGACCAAGAggacaacactgcagcacaaaaaaagacacaagtCTGGCATGATCATGAtgcaaaagaaacaaacattctTTACTTTGACagttgtttttgcagttttctTTCATAGCACCTATTGCAGCTAGATGTGCAGACTAGttgatgttttcacattttcctgCAATGTACTTTCTCTTTATGCAGAGACCTAAAATCACCCTGAGGCAGAGAGACCAACAAGACCCAGCTTGCAgattttgtcttgtgtttgagCATAGTGCCGTATCTGTTTGTCACTGTGGTCCGTTTTTTCCACTTTACTCTAATCTAAGCCTCGCTCATAGATTAAAGATTAAATACTACACATACTTCCTGAAAAGACACGATAAGATAACCACAGTTTGCAGGCACAATTTTTTACTGCAGCTGGTTTGTCTCTTGATGAGTCCCTCTGAACTTTTGTATAGTTTATTGTGATTTCCCTTGAATTTAAGAAAACATTATTTAGGCGATCTTGTGTTGAGTGTAATGTAGGGTGAACAGCAACCAAcagatattttcattatcaaataaTCTGTCTTAATCTTCCTGATGAATTGTTTGGTcggaaaatgttttatttgtccaacaATTACTCAAAAATCCAAAAGATATGCAGCTTACTGTCAAAAACCAGCAGATATTCACAACTGAGAGGCAGAAGCATTGATTTTTGGGCATTAAAAGATtaattcattatcaaaatatcGCCTAATTGTGTCAGCTCCAGTACAATGTTTGAACTTATCCAAACATTTTACACTGCTTGAAAGATAAAATCCTTATTATTAAATGGCTCATTTCTTTTGTCTACCTTTATAACACTCTTCAGTGTCACGAAGTCATTCTAGCGCAAAGTGCAGGGAAACACACTGCACAGGTCACAACTGTTTCTACTACACGCTAACTGAGTAGGCAAATATGTCCTTGCCTGAAGCGGGCTTGTTTGGGTCAGGACTGGCTTTGGCTTTACTTTGGTGAAACAGAGCAGTCTGGGTTCTTAGAAAAGGGGGCCTGGCTGCGGTGGAGGGCTGGCTGCTCTTGGTAGTGCTCCccagagagaggacagagcaACGCAGGGATAGCCTCCCCCTCAAAGCCGCCGGACACCTGAACAGAGCCAGCATCGGGAACGTGGAAAAGGTCTGACCCTCTGACTACAAACACCCTCAAGATttcactgaaagaaagaaacacaagtcTTTTCTGTTCCACAGACCGTTTCAAAGACAATACAATCCACCTCTACTGCAAGCCCTACTTTCAAGGAATCTGTATTTCATTTCACAGATTGCACCTTTCTTCGTATTCAGAGTACCTAGATAAACCATTATACCTACTGGTAAAACCAGTCAGTCAGATTTTATTTGGGAATTAGTACCCACCCTGCAGACAGTGTGATATCAAAATGAAAGCAAAGTTATTTTGATCACCTTACTTGGGTGAGACAGTTCTCCATTTGCAAACAAACCTCTTTTTTGCACTCCAAGCTCTCTTGTTCGTGGTttaaaacacaccaacacataaattacactgaaaatacaaacatataaGTCAGTTTACAATATGCTACACATAGAAATTCATGCACTGGGAGTTAAAGATTACCAATTTTGTAGATTTTAACCCCAACAAAAACTGACTAAGTTAAGAAGGATAAATCTATCTGTCTATAACCAAGTAAAAAGTAAGAACTTCTTAGACTAACTTGTCTCCATTTCCAAAATGCGAAGAAACACGTTTTTCTCCCAGGACTTAAGTCATCCAGTGTCAAACAGTACGCACAGATGCATGTGTGTTCTGACACTTTATAACTGGGGaagacaaatgaatgaaaaaaatatttataccAGCAGCCAATAGACACAAGACGCCCACACATGCAGCACAAAGACGCATCTAGGTTCCTTGATTTCATCAGCAGAGTGAGCAGTGAAAGCAGCTGTCAACGCTGGTATGTTAAACATGATGTAGTGTTGCCCAATACTTCGAATGAGGTATTGAATTGAATGATGACCACATCTAATAATTTAAGACTTGTATAATATTAATGAGATGCCTGGACTATGCTAGGACAATCGCAGTGTctagtggtggaaagtaactaagtacttCTACTTAATGctgtacagttttgaggtacttatCACAAAAATGTATCTCGAGTATTTCCAAGTTATTTCCAGGGGGAAATATTGtaccttttacatttatttaacagctatagttactagttattCCAAAAACTTTTCATACAAAATATGTGATCAATTTCTAAAAAATGATTTCCTATATATTAAACTCCACAACTGTGTAAGTAGCCTAGTAAATGTAGCTCCATCACCACCAGCCAGATTCAACATTcaaatgctgcttacatgttaatgtatttttcaatgcaccattttaactttttcttacactgtggtattactgCTTCTATTATAAGGATCTGATTACTTATTCACAGTTGAGGTTTAAGCTCAGTTTGGGGATACAGGGTCATTTTCAGGGTTTAACTATCTTACTCCACTACTACATTTATGTGACAGCTATAGTTAATAGTTGCTGAATATTAAgatttttcacacaaaacatatgaccAACTTCTAAAATATGATGACTTGTCAATAACTACtcaataatatttaaaatagttttaaaaaatttgCTGTTTATCAATAGCTGAAAAAAGGTTAATAAATATTGTCCCACATACCATACCTCACTTAATTTGTACCCgtcattatattattatgtgtCTAGCAGCTGTGTGTAGTTGTGTGATCTTATTTCCTGTTTGATCTGGATTAATATTTGGTATTATAAAATTCATAAATACAAAGCCAAAGTACATTAAAAAGTACATTCATTTTTAGTGCATTacttttaattagtttttttgtctattttttttttttttaccccttttattttaagtaaatgaTCTTACTTATTCCACTACTGACACTACCAACATGTAACGaaacagctaacgttagttaaacAGTAACCGCCCTTTCAGCCCGCAGGAaaacagctaacgttaattatgcagctaacgaccttgCTACTATTAATGTCTAATCAATGACATTACCTAATGGCTCCACAGGCTACACTTAAAATACCTAAAATAACCGCGCACGACTGGGCCATTTGAGCATTTTTTATTATAGTAGAGTGATGATTAACGttacataatatatacagtatttcggTGCCCTCCAAAGTCAGTCGCAGCGGTTGATAAATTAGCAGTTAGCACTGGTTTGTTTAATGAGTCTGTCGCTATTTTATTAGGTTTATTGAGATGTTTTGTAATAAAGGCACACTCACCAGAATCAATGAAGTGACACACAAAGCCGCCCTGAATAAGCGTTTTTTTGTAAACAGATCATGCACTGAGCATGCGCACTAAGACGTACCAGAGAGCAGGGAAACTAATCGAACCAGATGGCTGGATAATATTTCAACTTTAACAGTAGTCTTTGTGAGGAgcaaaacaaatgcatggacaGACAAATAGGCATTTAATCTTTCTGTAAGCACGACTGGTTTATTGGTATATTTGATGACAAACACATAT
This portion of the Micropterus dolomieu isolate WLL.071019.BEF.003 ecotype Adirondacks linkage group LG19, ASM2129224v1, whole genome shotgun sequence genome encodes:
- the LOC123957465 gene encoding peroxiredoxin-like 2A isoform X2; the encoded protein is METMLSSWSGLEGELLGMGMLSLGLGVVGAALAGVFLANTDLCLPKAAKASLEHLENADLRSTIDDDKVIKAKTLWDTNGAVVMAVRRPGUFLCREEASELSSLKPQLEELGVSLVAVVKENVGTEIQNFRPHFAGDIYVDEQKHFYGPLQRKMGGLGFIRLGVWQNFIRAWRSGYQGNMNGEGFILGGVFVIGPGDQGILLEHREKEFGDKVDVADVLEFAKQIVPVK
- the LOC123957465 gene encoding peroxiredoxin-like 2A isoform X1, giving the protein MLALFRCPAALRGRLSLRCSVLSLGSTTKSSQPSTAARPPFLRTQTALFHQSKAKASPDPNKPASVLSSWSGLEGELLGMGMLSLGLGVVGAALAGVFLANTDLCLPKAAKASLEHLENADLRSTIDDDKVIKAKTLWDTNGAVVMAVRRPGUFLCREEASELSSLKPQLEELGVSLVAVVKENVGTEIQNFRPHFAGDIYVDEQKHFYGPLQRKMGGLGFIRLGVWQNFIRAWRSGYQGNMNGEGFILGGVFVIGPGDQGILLEHREKEFGDKVDVADVLEFAKQIVPVK
- the LOC123957465 gene encoding peroxiredoxin-like 2A isoform X3, with the translated sequence MGMLSLGLGVVGAALAGVFLANTDLCLPKAAKASLEHLENADLRSTIDDDKVIKAKTLWDTNGAVVMAVRRPGUFLCREEASELSSLKPQLEELGVSLVAVVKENVGTEIQNFRPHFAGDIYVDEQKHFYGPLQRKMGGLGFIRLGVWQNFIRAWRSGYQGNMNGEGFILGGVFVIGPGDQGILLEHREKEFGDKVDVADVLEFAKQIVPVK